AAATACGTGGTACTCCGATTTCGACACGCCGTAGAACAGGCGCGAGGTCGAGATCTGGAGGATGAGTACAGTGTTCGTCGTCGAGAAGAGAGCGATTGCGCCGAGCACTGTTGACCCGAGCGGTCCCCAACCGACCCGGGCAACCTCTGCCAGCGGCGACGCCGAACGGCCTAGAACGCGCCAGTCGACCAGCGCGACCGCGGATAACCCGACCAGTACGTACAGGAGCGTCGTAATACCGATAGAGAGGAGGATAGCGCGCGGGATCGTCACGGTCGCGTCCTCGGTCTCCTCGGAGAGATTGACGATCGATCCGAAGCCAAGATAGGCGAAGAAGATCAGAAACGCCGCGTGGATGACGCCGAATACGCCGTTCGGGGCGTGGAGGACCTCGGCGTTACCCCAAGAACCACTCGCGATCCAGATGATTATCACCAGTCCGGCGACCTCGATCCCGGTAAAGAGGATATTTATTTTGGTGGATAGTTCGATCCCCCAGTAGTTGACGCCGGTCATGACTACGACGAGGAGAACGGCGATCGGGATCGACGGCACGTCGACGAAGGAAGAGAGATAGCCCGAGAAGGCCAATGCCACCGCCGCGGACGAGATGGCGCCCATGGATAACCGGCCGAGGGCTGTCACGTCTGAGATAATTTCTCGGTCGAACGCCTCGCGAACGTAGATGTAATCACCTTCCGCTTTGGGGAAAATCGAGGCGAGTTCGGCATAGCTCAAGCCCGTCAATGACGCGATCAGGGCAGCCAGCAGAAACGATATCGCGATCGAGCCGCCGGTCACGCCCGTCGCCTCGCCGAGAATCGCGTAAATACCGGCGCCGAGGATCAGGCCAACGCCGTAGACGATCGCTTCGAGGAGTCCGAGTTCCCGACGCAACTCCGGCATCAGTCACCCTGTCTCGTAGACGACATAAAAAACACCGCGTTCGAGGGGACCGACGCGCAGCGAGGCCGACCACAGTGCCGGGAACGGGGTGGCCGCCAGGTCGTGATTGGACAACGCACGTATTTCAGGTCTATCTGGACGCGAAACGACCCTGCATGGATCCACAGCGAACTCTGCTGCCACAGTAGCCGGGACAACGGACCAATCTGCCTTCACCGTACGTGTCTCGACGGCCACCCCGGGCCGTAACTCCGCAGAACCCGTTACATGTCGATCAGATGTGGTGGGAGATGCGATAGTTGCCTGTGTTTGGATATTCCCGTAACAAGAGTATAGATGTTACAAAAAATGTTGCTAAAATATACATATTAAGAATTTGTACTTTATAGTAGCCGATGCGGGCTCAGTGACCGAGTCCGTGGATAGTTCGGAGGGGCCCGCTCCGACGACGTGACCGTCCCTCCCTCTCTCCTCGAGTCCCTTCCGCCTGACCTCCGAGAACCTCGTGTTCGCCGATAAGCACGATATCAGCTTCCATCTCCTCGGAGTAGTTGAGAACGACTTCGTGTGGATTCGCGTCGAATACCCCCTTCGGCTGCCTCGTTGAATCGAGTCGGGATCACTCTTTGATGTCTCGCTGGAGGTGGGTGGCGGCGGCCGAGCGGAGATCGTCGACTCGATCGGTCAGGAAACGCACCTCGTATCCAGCATAGCCGCCGACCCCGACACCGTTCGACGACGTCGGAACCCCGTTCTGTCTCGACCGCTAGGAGAACAACGTGTCGTAGGATGCGGGCAGTTGTGTCTGCATGCGGTCGAGTTCTGGTTCCGTGACGTCGACCCGAAGCGCCTCGAATACAGCTTGTGCGTAGGTCAACGCTTGATTCTTCGAGTCGAGACCGGCACGCTCTGCAACTCGTGACAAGAATTCGTCGAAGGAGAACGAACCTTCGGACCACGATTCGGGATCGACCGACCACGTCTGGAGAGCGGCTGGAAGAAAGTCCGCGATGTCAAGCCCCTCCTCGTGCGAGATGCGCTCGGCGAGTGTCCGAAGCGTCGCCTCGATCACCTCCAGCGCGCGCTCCTCCGTCTCGATGTCCGTTCGCTCTCTGAGTCCGTCGACGATGGCAGCGGTCGTCATATTAGGTCACCACTTACACCATCGAACCGAGTACACGTCAAGATACGGGCCACCCCATCCGCCGCCACAGGCTCACGTCCGATCGATTGCGAGGCCGTAGTCAGCGTCGCCGTTATATCGGCATCGACGAACCCGGTCCTGCGGAACCGAATCATCCGTCCTGTTCGACGACGGAGATAGTATGCAACGCCGCCTCGAACGCGACAGCTGGATCGATACTGTTTCCACGGCCTCCTCCGAACCCTCTCTTCGGACCGGTGGAATCACGATTTGGCGATGCATCCCGAGTGGTCGCCGGGGAGTGAGCGAGTGTCAGACGCCCCGGTCACGTTTCGGATCGCGGCCGAGTATACTCGCGACGGATTCGACGCGGTCCTCGACGTGCTGTTCGCGATCTCGTAGTTCGTCGATCTCCAGCGACGAGATGACGCGATCGCCCCCAACGGCGTTGTGTGCCGCACGGACGGCGTCGAACACCGTATCAACGTCGTCGGCTTCGATGACGGTGTCAGTCGCGGTTAATTCGTACGAGATGTCGTACTCTTCGAGCGCCTCGATTGCCTGTGCGATGTCGTCCGAAAGACTCCCGTCGTGGACTGGAATCACTTCGAACCGAGCGATTACTGTCATGGGCGATGGCTCCATCGGTGAAACGGTGGTTGCTCCACCTTCGACCAGCATTCGTTGGCAATACATATAATCGTCCCGACCAGTCACCGGGAGACTGTGGACCCTTCGATGCCCTTCCAATCTTAGCGACGAGACCGGGCCATCTCCCAAGTCTTTACCTCCGTAGCTCTCCACACCTGAGTCGTGCCACTGAACGAGATAGCGACCACGATGGGCGAGATCGGTTCCGGTGCGTGGGAACTCCGGATCGAAGGTGGGGAGACCATCGACGCATTTTTCGACGAAGTCGAGGTGAGCGAGGAGCGTGGGTTCCACGCAGAGGGCCGCAACGAAGAACGAGGGATGTTGTACGAACTCACGACTGGCAAGCAACCGGGCGGACCGGTTCGTCTCCGTCGCAGACCACTCGACAGCGAGGAGTGGGAAGAGGCCGGAGCCGTCGTCGAGGCCGTCAAGCAGGGGTGAGAGCGTACTCACGAAATACCGATACGACGCGGCTCTTTTCGGCGGCTGAGAACGATGTGCACCATCTATATGTGCGCCGTCGGAGGTCGAAGTATGTCAGCTGATCTACCTACGAGAGACGAACTCAGACAAGGAATGACCGTGGAGATCGAGCAGGTGAACGGGGATCGCATCGTGGGCGAGGTAGGCGTCGTCCTCACGGATGAACGAACTCATCCCGAGGGAATCCTCGTGAAGCTAAAATCCGGGGCGGAGGGGCGCGTCAAACAGATCGGCCCCGAGATCTGACAAGCAGCGCCCCCGTTCGTCAGCCTGTTCTGCCAAACGCGGTGAGACCGACGGGCGCGTCCGCTGCAGTAGTGACCGGCGATGGGAACGCCTCCCTACGAACCCCGGGACTTCCCCAGCGGTCGAACCATTCGGGACTATCGGTTGATGAGGCGATCCTAGCCATATCGTCGGTGCGAATGAGCACGCATCGGTGCCTCATACCGACAGTCATTCCCCCGAAGAACAACCTGTGAGGGTAGCCGACAACGCGTACGACGACGAGTTGTGGGGAAAAGAGAGTAATAGAGTCGATTGAGGCATTCAGACTTCGAAGTCGAACAGTGAGTCGAACTCGGTCGGTAGTTGGTCGAGAGCGTGCTCGAGTTCGTGGGACGGAACCACCTCAGCCAGTACGCCGGCGACGACGCGAACCCATTTGCGAGCTGCCTCGTTGGAGACATCAGCTCGCCGGGCGACTCGGTCGACGAACTCGTCCGCCGAGAACGCTGCCGCGTTGGGAGACTCTTGATCGATCACCCACGTCCCCGCCTCACCCTCGAGATAGCGCGAGAGGTCCTCGGCCTCACCCCGAGTGAGCCGCTCGCCCAGCGTTTCGATGACGGCACGGGCGACTGTTTCTGCCTCGACGTCCGGGGGGAAGGCGGCACGTTCGGCGACGAGGGTCACGAACGGTCGTCCGACCGGCACGGGCTCCACGTCGAAGAGGCGTCCGTAGTTCGAGGGGAGCTGGGCTTGTGCGTTTTCGAGTTCGTCGACGCCAACACGCCCCGCGACGACAGCGACGACCGCCCGTGCGCACCGCTCGACATCACTATCGGCGATGTCAGCCTCTCCCCCCACCTGTTCGAGGAACGTTTCGTAGGGCATCGGTTCGTCTCTTTTCCGACTCGCTCCGACGAGTACATTACCGGAATCTGAGGGAAGAAACTCCGCGAGGTCGCGGGCCTCGCC
This window of the Haloplanus rubicundus genome carries:
- a CDS encoding APC family permease, which translates into the protein MPELRRELGLLEAIVYGVGLILGAGIYAILGEATGVTGGSIAISFLLAALIASLTGLSYAELASIFPKAEGDYIYVREAFDREIISDVTALGRLSMGAISSAAVALAFSGYLSSFVDVPSIPIAVLLVVVMTGVNYWGIELSTKINILFTGIEVAGLVIIIWIASGSWGNAEVLHAPNGVFGVIHAAFLIFFAYLGFGSIVNLSEETEDATVTIPRAILLSIGITTLLYVLVGLSAVALVDWRVLGRSASPLAEVARVGWGPLGSTVLGAIALFSTTNTVLILQISTSRLFYGVSKSEYHVFPEMFSRVHSSRQTPHYAVVVVGLITIPFIFLGDIGLVAGLANLMLLIVFVLVNAALLKLRYSRPDLERGFRTPLNVGQLSITAVAGLVSCLGLIVFYVLTW
- a CDS encoding DUF2267 domain-containing protein, which translates into the protein MTTAAIVDGLRERTDIETEERALEVIEATLRTLAERISHEEGLDIADFLPAALQTWSVDPESWSEGSFSFDEFLSRVAERAGLDSKNQALTYAQAVFEALRVDVTEPELDRMQTQLPASYDTLFS
- a CDS encoding MTH1187 family thiamine-binding protein, whose translation is MTVIARFEVIPVHDGSLSDDIAQAIEALEEYDISYELTATDTVIEADDVDTVFDAVRAAHNAVGGDRVISSLEIDELRDREQHVEDRVESVASILGRDPKRDRGV
- a CDS encoding DUF2196 domain-containing protein — encoded protein: MSADLPTRDELRQGMTVEIEQVNGDRIVGEVGVVLTDERTHPEGILVKLKSGAEGRVKQIGPEI
- a CDS encoding DUF2267 domain-containing protein is translated as MTETDILDQVYRTGDFASREQAKAVTRATLRNLGSSLSVGEARDLAEFLPSDSGNVLVGASRKRDEPMPYETFLEQVGGEADIADSDVERCARAVVAVVAGRVGVDELENAQAQLPSNYGRLFDVEPVPVGRPFVTLVAERAAFPPDVEAETVARAVIETLGERLTRGEAEDLSRYLEGEAGTWVIDQESPNAAAFSADEFVDRVARRADVSNEAARKWVRVVAGVLAEVVPSHELEHALDQLPTEFDSLFDFEV